The Hyphomicrobiales bacterium genome has a window encoding:
- a CDS encoding putative peptide ABC transporter permease protein y4tQ (Evidence 3 : Putative function from multiple computational evidences), which translates to MTAVTAPPAAPSFGSRLARLGRFARRNPTMLLGAAILIFFLGVAIVAPLIAGDPMLKLPTRRLQPPSPEMRFGTDHLGQDVFARTAYGARVSLIVGFSVATISILIGLTIGLFAGYYRRFDAIVMRLMDGLMAIPAILLAIAMVSLNQGSIGIVIAAISIPELPRVVRLVRSIVLSVKELPFVEAARACGARTPRILFRHIMPSTIAPLIVQATYICASAILVEASLSFLGAGVPPEVPSWGNMIASSRLYLARAPWTIFCPAIALALVVLAVNLLGDGLRDRLDPRLSRRL; encoded by the coding sequence ATGACCGCCGTGACCGCTCCCCCCGCCGCCCCGTCATTCGGAAGCCGCCTCGCCCGCCTCGGCCGCTTCGCCCGCCGCAATCCGACGATGCTGCTGGGCGCCGCCATCCTGATCTTCTTTCTGGGTGTCGCCATCGTCGCACCCCTGATCGCCGGCGATCCGATGCTCAAGCTGCCGACCCGGCGCCTGCAACCGCCCTCGCCCGAGATGCGGTTCGGAACCGACCACCTCGGCCAGGATGTCTTCGCGCGCACCGCCTACGGCGCCCGCGTCTCGCTCATCGTCGGCTTCAGCGTCGCGACGATCTCGATCCTGATCGGCCTGACGATCGGCCTCTTCGCCGGCTATTATCGTCGTTTCGACGCCATCGTGATGCGCCTGATGGACGGGCTGATGGCGATCCCCGCCATCCTGCTGGCGATCGCCATGGTCTCCCTGAACCAGGGCAGCATCGGCATCGTCATCGCGGCGATCTCGATCCCGGAGCTGCCGCGCGTCGTCCGGCTCGTCCGCTCGATCGTGCTCAGCGTCAAGGAACTGCCCTTCGTCGAGGCGGCGCGCGCCTGCGGCGCCCGCACGCCAAGGATCCTGTTCCGCCACATCATGCCGAGCACGATCGCGCCGCTGATCGTGCAAGCCACCTATATCTGCGCCTCGGCCATCCTGGTGGAGGCTTCGCTGTCCTTCCTCGGCGCCGGCGTGCCGCCGGAAGTGCCAAGCTGGGGCAACATGATCGCATCGAGCCGGCTCTATCTCGCCCGCGCGCCCTGGACGATCTTCTGCCCCGCGATCGCGCTGGCTTTGGTGGTTCTGGCCGTAAACCTGCTCGGCGACGGATTGCGGGACCGCCTCGATCCACGTCTCTCGCGCCGGCTTTAG
- the dcyD gene encoding D-cysteine desulfhydrase — MNRHDTIRLAMLPTPFEQLLRLSQAAGRDGRGPAIWMKRDDCTGFAGGGNKARKLEYLVADALRQGADVLVTMGAIQSNHARQTAAAAARHGLGCVLLLTDSVANRSDAYRDNGNTLLDRIFGAEIRLLGPNEDSAAVSAETLESLAAQGRQPYFIPIGGSNALGSLAYRDALLELVMQASSEGCRIDHIVLPTGSGGTHAGILAGVAEAGLSYQVHGISVSRPSEQARAIVADLVQDMLALENRPGEIAVAPQVDDSLVGPGYGQPTAAMREAVELVARTEGILLDPVYTGKAMAGLLSLIRSGDIGPDETVVFWHTGGAPGLFAYPEVFQG; from the coding sequence ATGAACCGACACGACACGATCCGACTTGCGATGCTGCCGACGCCGTTCGAGCAACTCCTCCGCCTTTCGCAGGCCGCTGGCCGCGACGGCAGGGGCCCCGCGATCTGGATGAAACGCGACGACTGCACCGGCTTTGCCGGAGGCGGCAACAAGGCCCGGAAGCTGGAATATCTCGTGGCCGACGCCCTGAGGCAGGGCGCCGACGTGCTCGTGACGATGGGTGCGATCCAATCGAACCACGCACGCCAGACCGCGGCGGCGGCCGCACGCCACGGTCTCGGCTGCGTGCTGCTGCTGACCGACTCGGTCGCGAATCGCAGCGATGCCTATCGGGACAACGGAAACACCTTGCTCGACCGGATCTTCGGGGCCGAGATCCGTCTCCTCGGCCCGAACGAAGACAGCGCCGCGGTCTCTGCAGAGACGCTGGAAAGCCTGGCCGCGCAGGGGCGGCAGCCCTACTTCATACCGATCGGAGGCTCGAACGCGCTCGGCAGCCTCGCCTATCGCGACGCACTCCTGGAACTGGTCATGCAGGCAAGCAGCGAAGGCTGCCGCATCGACCACATCGTCCTGCCGACCGGAAGCGGCGGCACCCATGCCGGCATCCTTGCCGGGGTCGCGGAAGCGGGCCTGTCCTACCAGGTTCACGGCATCAGCGTCTCGCGCCCATCCGAACAGGCGCGTGCCATCGTCGCCGACCTGGTCCAGGACATGTTGGCCCTGGAGAACCGTCCGGGGGAAATTGCAGTCGCCCCGCAGGTCGACGATTCGCTGGTCGGCCCGGGATACGGCCAACCCACCGCCGCGATGCGGGAGGCCGTCGAGCTCGTGGCGCGAACGGAGGGTATCCTCCTGGACCCCGTCTACACCGGCAAGGCCATGGCCGGGCTGCTGTCGCTGATCCGAAGCGGCGATATCGGACCCGATGAAACCGTGGTTTTCTGGCACACCGGCGGCGCGCCCGGCCTCTTCGCCTATCCGGAGGTGTTTCAAGGATAG
- a CDS encoding conserved exported hypothetical protein (Evidence 4 : Unknown function but conserved in other organisms), which translates to MRRWAWAAICVAAGSLSAFGAEPRKGEFLQDYITCELWMKREASAKEMHAAISGWVVDALRQHSPSRLSRYGDGEILDAVTRHCQAQPAHTLTVATFLAGLRFPE; encoded by the coding sequence ATGCGCCGATGGGCGTGGGCGGCGATTTGCGTTGCGGCGGGTTCGTTGAGCGCGTTCGGCGCCGAGCCACGCAAAGGCGAATTCCTGCAGGACTACATCACCTGCGAGCTGTGGATGAAGCGAGAGGCGTCCGCCAAGGAGATGCACGCCGCCATCAGCGGCTGGGTGGTCGATGCGCTGCGACAGCACTCACCGTCGCGCCTGTCGCGATACGGCGATGGAGAGATCCTTGATGCCGTCACACGTCACTGTCAGGCGCAACCGGCGCACACGCTGACGGTCGCCACATTCCTGGCCGGCCTCAGATTTCCCGAATAG
- a CDS encoding hypothetical protein (Evidence 5 : Unknown function) has product MVAINVWKYQQHRPGTPDDYVMRDEILVEPGGIEPPTS; this is encoded by the coding sequence ATGGTCGCAATCAATGTCTGGAAGTACCAGCAGCATCGACCCGGCACGCCGGACGATTATGTTATGCGCGATGAGATTTTGGTGGAGCCAGGCGGAATCGAACCGCCGACCTCTTGA
- a CDS encoding conserved hypothetical protein (Evidence 4 : Unknown function but conserved in other organisms), with protein MAKPELGTKRVCPVTGRKFYDLNKDPIVSPYTGQAYPRSMFDPQAKAPAKPEAEEEEETEAGDGAVELVSLDEADAEASEKDTVVTTEDDIEVEDDIGGEDDDTFLEEDEEGDDDVSDLIDGDIEGDEDN; from the coding sequence GTGGCGAAACCGGAACTCGGAACGAAGCGCGTTTGCCCGGTAACGGGGCGCAAATTCTACGACTTGAACAAGGACCCGATCGTCTCGCCCTATACGGGGCAAGCCTATCCGCGCTCGATGTTCGATCCCCAGGCCAAGGCTCCGGCGAAGCCGGAGGCTGAGGAGGAGGAGGAGACCGAGGCTGGCGACGGCGCGGTCGAACTGGTCTCGCTCGACGAGGCCGATGCCGAGGCGTCCGAGAAGGACACCGTCGTCACCACCGAGGACGACATCGAGGTCGAGGACGACATCGGTGGCGAGGACGACGACACCTTCCTCGAGGAAGATGAGGAAGGCGACGACGACGTCTCCGACCTGATCGACGGGGATATCGAAGGCGACGAGGACAACTGA
- the aroA gene encoding 3-phosphoshikimate 1-carboxyvinyltransferase yields the protein MSHDHEPVPVTARSGDPLKGRVRVPGDKSISHRTMIFGLLAIGETKVTGLLEGEDVMRTAAAARALGAIVHHDGPGAWRVQGVGVGGLHEPADILDFGNAGTGSRLMMGVCGSHPITTTFDGDASLRKRPMRRILDPLEQMGTVVVSQQEGGRVPLTLRGPKEAIPIVYRPPVASAQIKSAVLLAALAAPGETTVIETEATRDHTEKMLAHFGAEITVTPEGEHGRRIVLKGQPELKAAPIVVPADPSSAAFPLVAGLIVPGSDILIESVMTNPLRSGLLTTLLEMGADITVEREANEGGETVADLRVRASSLKGVTVPPERAPAMIDEYPVLAVAASFAHGTTRMRGLQELRVKESDRLAAVEAGLKVAGVTCWIEGDDLIVEGSGGGPVRGGGPIATHLDHRIAMSFLVMGLATQQPVVVDDGLMIATSFPSFVALMNGLGGQIG from the coding sequence GTGTCCCACGACCACGAACCCGTTCCCGTCACCGCCCGCTCCGGCGACCCGCTCAAGGGCCGCGTCCGGGTGCCCGGCGACAAGTCGATCTCGCACCGGACGATGATCTTCGGCCTGCTGGCGATCGGCGAGACCAAGGTCACCGGCCTGCTCGAGGGCGAGGATGTGATGCGCACCGCCGCCGCGGCGCGTGCGCTGGGCGCGATCGTCCATCACGACGGCCCCGGCGCCTGGCGCGTGCAGGGCGTCGGCGTCGGCGGCCTGCACGAGCCGGCCGACATTCTCGACTTCGGCAATGCCGGCACCGGCTCGCGGCTGATGATGGGCGTCTGCGGCTCGCATCCGATCACCACGACCTTCGACGGCGATGCCTCGCTGCGCAAGCGGCCGATGCGCCGCATTCTCGACCCGCTTGAGCAGATGGGAACCGTCGTCGTCTCGCAGCAGGAGGGCGGGCGGGTTCCGCTGACGTTGCGCGGGCCGAAGGAGGCGATCCCGATCGTCTATCGCCCGCCGGTCGCCTCGGCGCAGATCAAATCGGCCGTGCTGCTCGCCGCGCTTGCCGCCCCCGGCGAGACCACGGTGATCGAGACTGAAGCCACCCGCGACCATACCGAGAAGATGTTGGCTCATTTCGGAGCCGAAATCACTGTGACGCCGGAAGGCGAGCATGGCCGCCGCATCGTACTGAAGGGCCAGCCGGAACTGAAGGCGGCGCCGATCGTTGTGCCGGCGGACCCGTCCTCGGCCGCCTTCCCGCTGGTGGCGGGGCTGATCGTGCCGGGCTCGGACATCCTGATCGAGAGCGTGATGACCAATCCACTGCGCTCGGGGCTGCTGACTACGCTGCTCGAGATGGGCGCCGACATCACCGTCGAACGCGAAGCCAACGAAGGCGGCGAGACCGTCGCCGACCTGCGCGTGCGCGCTTCCAGCCTCAAGGGCGTGACGGTGCCGCCGGAGAGGGCGCCGGCGATGATCGACGAATATCCGGTGCTGGCGGTGGCCGCCTCCTTCGCCCATGGCACCACGCGGATGCGCGGCCTGCAGGAATTGCGCGTCAAGGAATCGGATCGCTTGGCCGCGGTTGAGGCAGGCTTGAAGGTGGCCGGCGTGACCTGTTGGATCGAGGGCGACGATCTGATAGTCGAAGGTTCGGGCGGCGGGCCGGTGCGTGGTGGCGGGCCGATCGCGACCCATCTCGACCACCGCATCGCGATGAGCTTCCTGGTCATGGGGCTGGCGACGCAGCAACCGGTCGTGGTCGATGACGGGCTGATGATCGCGACGAGCTTCCCCAGCTTCGTCGCACTGATGAACGGCCTCGGAGGCCAGATCGGATGA
- the cmk gene encoding Cytidylate kinase, protein MSAAVRPGRLVIAVDGPAASGKGTLARRLAAHYGLPYLDTGLLYRMVARAMLDAGHDIRDAAAAEQIVASFDETAFPEDRLRGREIGEAASVVAAMPAVRAGLLARQRRFAARPGGAVLDGRDIGTVICPDARAKLFVTATPEVRAARRHKELLGRGEAVSFDGILADIRRRDARDSGRSDAPLKAAEDAVTLDTSALTVEEAVAAAIGIVEGRRAA, encoded by the coding sequence ATGAGCGCTGCGGTGCGGCCCGGTCGCCTCGTCATCGCCGTCGACGGCCCGGCCGCATCCGGCAAGGGCACGCTGGCGCGCCGGCTCGCCGCCCATTACGGCCTGCCCTATCTCGACACCGGGCTGCTCTACCGGATGGTGGCGCGCGCCATGCTCGACGCCGGACACGATATCCGCGATGCCGCGGCAGCCGAGCAGATCGTCGCCAGCTTCGACGAAACCGCGTTTCCCGAGGACCGGCTGCGCGGACGCGAAATCGGCGAGGCGGCCTCCGTGGTCGCGGCCATGCCGGCCGTGCGGGCCGGCCTTCTGGCGCGGCAGCGGCGATTCGCGGCACGACCGGGCGGCGCCGTGCTCGACGGGCGCGATATCGGCACCGTGATCTGCCCCGATGCGCGGGCCAAGCTCTTCGTCACCGCAACGCCCGAAGTGCGCGCCGCGCGCCGGCACAAGGAATTGCTCGGGCGCGGCGAAGCCGTCTCCTTCGACGGCATCCTCGCCGATATCCGCCGGCGCGATGCCCGCGATTCGGGCCGCAGCGATGCGCCGCTCAAGGCGGCGGAGGATGCGGTCACGCTCGACACTTCCGCGCTCACCGTCGAGGAGGCCGTGGCGGCCGCGATCGGCATCGTCGAGGGCCGCCGCGCCGCCTGA
- a CDS encoding conserved exported hypothetical protein (Evidence 4 : Unknown function but conserved in other organisms): protein MRRWLCGLSCLAAAALWQPALPRAQTASAPPEEVDVALVLAVDVSYSMDLDELALQRNGYIEAFRSKQLHDAIAKGAIGKIAVTYFEWAGGGFQYIVRPWKVIDGPAAAIAFAEELGEAPTRRGRRTSISGAIDLGVQLLEQSNVAAMRRVIDISGDGANNDGRPVTAARDEAGAKGIAINGLPVMLKQAGYFDIDNLDVYYSDCVITGIGAFVIPIREKHQFVEATKTKLLREIAEAPADATIHKAQAGNNATCLAGERQWRDRMGN, encoded by the coding sequence ATGCGGCGCTGGCTGTGCGGTCTCTCATGTCTGGCAGCGGCGGCGCTCTGGCAGCCCGCCCTGCCACGAGCCCAGACGGCCAGTGCGCCGCCCGAGGAGGTCGACGTCGCGCTCGTGCTCGCGGTCGACGTATCCTATTCGATGGATCTCGACGAGCTCGCCCTGCAACGCAACGGCTATATCGAGGCCTTCCGCTCGAAGCAGTTGCACGACGCCATCGCCAAGGGTGCGATCGGCAAGATCGCCGTGACCTATTTCGAATGGGCGGGCGGCGGCTTCCAATACATCGTCCGGCCCTGGAAGGTGATCGACGGCCCGGCAGCTGCCATCGCCTTCGCCGAGGAGCTGGGCGAGGCGCCGACACGACGCGGCCGGCGGACCTCGATCTCGGGCGCGATCGATCTCGGCGTGCAATTGCTGGAGCAGTCCAACGTCGCCGCGATGCGACGCGTCATCGACATCTCCGGCGACGGCGCCAACAATGACGGGCGCCCGGTCACCGCCGCACGCGACGAGGCCGGCGCCAAGGGCATCGCCATCAACGGCCTGCCGGTGATGCTGAAACAGGCCGGCTATTTCGACATCGACAATCTCGACGTCTACTACAGCGACTGCGTCATCACCGGCATCGGCGCCTTCGTCATCCCGATCCGGGAGAAACACCAGTTCGTCGAGGCGACCAAGACGAAGCTGCTGCGCGAGATCGCCGAAGCGCCCGCCGACGCGACCATCCACAAGGCGCAGGCCGGCAACAACGCCACCTGCCTCGCCGGCGAGCGGCAATGGCGCGACCGGATGGGGAATTGA
- the hrpB gene encoding ATP-dependent RNA helicase HrpB, which translates to MMSAGWRVACAKAKPAPHRPGMRAFDTALPIDAVLGDLAATLRVQPNAVLVAPPGAGKTTRVPLALLDQPWTKGGKLILLEPRRLAARGAANRMAQTLGERVGETVGLRVRLGSKIGPKTRIEVVTEGVFARMILDDPALDGVAAVLFDEFHERSLDADFGLALALDAQSGLREDLRILVMSATLDGARVAKLLGDAPVIESEGRAYPIETRYRGRDPLKRIEDQVTETVLLALNEQPGSQLVFLPGQGEIRRVEERLRERLRDPAVEIAPLYGALDQREQDRAVLPAPAAKRKIVLATAIAETSLTIEGVRVVIDSGLARVPVYEPDIGVTRLETRRVSRAAADQRRGRAGRTEPGVCYRLWEEAATGALEAFARPEILSADLSPLLLDCAAWGVGDPTTLAFLDQPPSPALKEARSLLSNIVALDADGRITPDGRALQALPLPPRLARMVVAAARFGQADAAADLAAVLVERGLGGDAIDLAERLERFNRERGGRAGDMRRLAEGWARTAERSVGKDQASVGDALSPGLLLAFAYPDRVAKARAPGSGQYLLANGRGGALEPSQRLAREPYIVVAELTGAAQQARIMAAAAVSEAEIAALVSHGLAPFAIAEREEASFDRAARALRVRAVRRYGALSLSERPLSIADSPENAEALAKGIAALGIGLLPWTKGQNQLRERAAFLRKAEPEAGWPDLSDEGLALDPELWLAPHLVGRASLAAIQASDLESALAGLLPWEMKRRLDQEAPTHFTAPTGSSLAVDYAAEAGPTISVRVQELYGLAAHPALAGGRVPLVLELLSPAHRPIQVTRDLPGFWRGSWAAVKSEMKGRYPRHLWPDDPAAALPTTRAKPRGT; encoded by the coding sequence ATGATGAGCGCCGGCTGGCGAGTGGCTTGCGCGAAGGCTAAGCCTGCGCCACATCGGCCGGGCATGCGCGCCTTCGACACTGCCCTTCCGATCGATGCCGTCCTCGGCGATCTCGCTGCTACCTTGAGGGTGCAGCCGAACGCCGTGCTGGTCGCTCCGCCCGGCGCCGGCAAGACGACGCGCGTGCCGCTCGCTTTGCTCGACCAGCCCTGGACGAAGGGCGGCAAGCTGATCCTGCTCGAACCGCGCCGTCTGGCGGCGCGCGGCGCGGCGAACCGGATGGCGCAGACGCTGGGCGAACGCGTCGGCGAGACGGTGGGCCTGCGCGTGCGGCTCGGCTCGAAGATCGGCCCGAAGACGCGCATCGAGGTCGTGACCGAAGGTGTCTTCGCCCGGATGATCCTCGACGATCCCGCACTGGACGGCGTCGCCGCCGTGCTCTTCGACGAGTTTCACGAACGCTCGCTCGATGCCGATTTCGGTCTGGCGCTGGCGTTGGATGCTCAGAGCGGCCTGCGCGAGGATTTGCGCATCCTCGTGATGTCCGCGACGCTGGATGGCGCCCGCGTCGCGAAACTGCTCGGGGATGCTCCGGTGATCGAGAGCGAGGGCCGCGCTTATCCGATCGAGACACGCTATCGTGGCCGCGATCCGCTGAAGCGCATCGAGGATCAGGTGACGGAGACGGTCCTGCTCGCGCTCAACGAGCAGCCCGGCTCGCAGCTCGTCTTCCTGCCCGGCCAGGGCGAAATCCGCCGCGTCGAGGAGCGCCTGCGCGAAAGATTGCGCGATCCCGCCGTCGAGATCGCGCCGCTCTATGGCGCGCTCGACCAGCGTGAGCAGGATCGTGCCGTGCTGCCGGCGCCTGCGGCCAAGCGCAAAATCGTGCTCGCCACGGCCATCGCCGAGACCTCGCTGACCATCGAGGGCGTGCGGGTCGTCATCGATTCCGGCCTCGCCCGCGTGCCGGTCTACGAGCCCGATATCGGCGTGACCCGGCTGGAGACGCGCCGCGTCAGCCGCGCTGCCGCCGATCAGCGCCGTGGCCGCGCCGGCCGCACCGAGCCGGGCGTGTGCTACCGGCTCTGGGAGGAGGCCGCGACCGGAGCGCTGGAAGCTTTCGCGAGGCCGGAAATCCTCTCGGCCGATCTGAGCCCGCTTTTGCTCGATTGTGCCGCCTGGGGCGTCGGCGATCCGACGACGCTGGCCTTCCTCGATCAGCCGCCGTCGCCCGCTCTCAAGGAAGCGCGCTCCCTGCTGAGCAATATCGTCGCGCTCGATGCCGATGGCCGCATCACGCCCGATGGACGCGCCTTGCAAGCGCTGCCCCTGCCACCGCGTCTCGCCCGCATGGTCGTGGCGGCCGCACGTTTCGGGCAGGCAGATGCTGCTGCCGATCTCGCCGCCGTGCTGGTCGAGCGTGGCCTCGGCGGCGATGCCATCGATCTCGCCGAGCGGCTGGAGCGCTTCAATCGCGAACGCGGCGGCCGGGCCGGCGACATGCGCCGCCTCGCCGAGGGCTGGGCACGAACAGCCGAGCGCAGCGTCGGCAAGGATCAGGCTTCGGTCGGTGATGCTCTTTCACCGGGTCTCCTGCTCGCTTTTGCCTATCCCGATCGCGTCGCCAAGGCCCGCGCGCCGGGTTCGGGCCAGTACCTCCTCGCCAATGGCCGCGGCGGCGCGCTGGAGCCGTCGCAGCGCCTAGCGCGCGAGCCTTACATCGTTGTAGCGGAATTGACCGGCGCGGCCCAGCAGGCTCGCATCATGGCTGCTGCCGCGGTCAGCGAAGCGGAGATCGCGGCGCTCGTCTCCCATGGCCTCGCCCCCTTCGCCATCGCGGAGCGCGAGGAGGCGAGCTTCGACCGAGCCGCGCGCGCCCTGCGCGTCCGAGCAGTGCGTCGCTACGGGGCGCTCTCGCTGTCGGAGCGGCCGCTTTCCATTGCCGACAGCCCGGAGAATGCCGAGGCGCTGGCCAAGGGCATCGCGGCGCTCGGCATCGGTCTCCTGCCCTGGACCAAGGGGCAGAACCAATTGCGCGAGCGCGCCGCCTTCCTGCGCAAGGCCGAACCCGAGGCCGGTTGGCCCGACCTTTCCGACGAAGGTCTGGCGCTGGACCCGGAACTCTGGCTCGCGCCGCATCTCGTCGGCCGCGCCTCGCTCGCCGCAATTCAAGCGTCCGACCTCGAATCGGCGCTGGCTGGCCTTCTGCCCTGGGAGATGAAGCGGCGGCTCGATCAGGAGGCGCCGACCCATTTCACCGCGCCGACCGGCTCGTCGCTCGCGGTCGACTATGCCGCCGAGGCTGGTCCGACCATCTCGGTCCGGGTTCAGGAGCTCTATGGCCTTGCGGCCCATCCCGCTTTGGCCGGCGGGAGGGTTCCTCTGGTTTTGGAACTGCTCTCCCCGGCGCATCGTCCGATTCAGGTCACGCGTGACCTCCCCGGTTTCTGGCGGGGTTCATGGGCGGCGGTGAAATCGGAGATGAAGGGCCGCTACCCCCGCCATCTCTGGCCGGATGATCCTGCCGCAGCGCTGCCGACGACACGGGCGAAGCCGAGGGGGACGTGA
- the trpA gene encoding Tryptophan synthase alpha chain, protein MTETGQTRIQNRFQACAREGRAALVTFVTAGDPDFETSSAILAALPGAGADVIELGVPFTDPMADGIPVQLAGQRALKAGQTLRKTLAMVESFRKAGHDTPIVLMGYYNPIYAYGVEAFLTDARRVGIDGLIVVDLPPEEDEELCLPALKAGVSFIRLATPTTDDKRLPKVLQNTSGFVYYVSVTGVTGGAIADYGAVGDAVARIKRHTDLPVAVGFGVKTAADAATIAKRADGVVVGSALVERVRLSLDDQGKATEKTVSAVTSLVSELAQGVRSAAKAA, encoded by the coding sequence ATGACTGAGACCGGCCAGACCCGCATCCAGAACCGCTTCCAGGCCTGCGCCCGCGAGGGCCGGGCGGCGCTCGTGACCTTCGTCACCGCCGGCGACCCGGATTTCGAGACCTCCAGCGCGATCCTCGCGGCCCTGCCGGGAGCCGGCGCCGACGTGATCGAGCTCGGCGTGCCCTTCACCGATCCGATGGCGGACGGCATTCCCGTCCAGCTCGCAGGACAGCGTGCGCTCAAGGCCGGCCAGACGCTGCGCAAGACGCTCGCGATGGTCGAGAGCTTCCGCAAGGCCGGCCATGACACGCCGATCGTGCTGATGGGCTATTACAACCCGATCTACGCTTATGGCGTCGAAGCCTTCCTGACCGATGCCCGCCGCGTCGGCATCGACGGGCTCATCGTGGTCGACCTGCCACCGGAAGAAGACGAGGAGCTCTGCCTGCCGGCGCTGAAGGCCGGCGTCTCCTTCATCCGGCTGGCAACGCCGACGACGGACGACAAGCGCCTGCCCAAGGTGCTGCAGAACACCTCGGGCTTCGTCTATTACGTTTCGGTCACCGGCGTGACCGGCGGCGCCATCGCCGATTACGGCGCTGTCGGCGACGCGGTCGCGCGGATCAAGCGCCATACCGACCTGCCGGTCGCAGTCGGCTTCGGCGTCAAGACCGCGGCCGATGCCGCCACCATCGCCAAGCGCGCGGACGGCGTCGTCGTCGGCTCGGCCCTCGTCGAGCGCGTCCGCCTTTCGCTCGATGACCAGGGCAAGGCCACGGAAAAGACGGTTTCGGCTGTCACCTCGCTGGTCAGCGAACTCGCCCAGGGCGTCCGCTCCGCCGCCAAGGCGGCCTGA
- the accD gene encoding acetyl-CoA carboxyltransferase subunit beta, translating to MNWISEVVRPRIKTLFKRESPENLWIKCPDSGQMVFHKDVEANGYVIPGSEHHMRVTAPERLRLTFDDGKWLDVALPDATVDPLKFRDEKRYVDRLKDARAKTGAQDAFKIGYGRVKGLPMTVAAQDFHFMGGSLGMAAGEAFIKGAETAIEKKTPYVVFAASGGARMQEGILSLMQLPRTTVAVRRLRAAGLPYFVVLTNPTTGGVTASYAMLGDIHIAEPGALIGFAGPRVIEQTIREKLPEGFQRSEYLKDHGMVDMVVHRRDLPETLARLGRLLTKQPAIKGEAAAPAPVRPVPEAV from the coding sequence ATGAACTGGATTTCCGAAGTCGTCCGGCCGCGCATCAAGACGCTGTTCAAGCGCGAAAGCCCGGAGAATCTCTGGATCAAGTGCCCCGATTCCGGGCAGATGGTCTTCCACAAGGATGTCGAAGCCAATGGCTACGTCATCCCCGGCTCCGAGCACCATATGCGCGTCACCGCGCCGGAGCGGCTGCGGCTGACCTTCGATGACGGCAAATGGCTCGACGTCGCGCTGCCGGACGCCACCGTCGATCCGCTGAAGTTCCGCGACGAGAAGCGCTATGTCGACCGGCTGAAGGACGCCCGCGCCAAGACCGGCGCACAGGACGCCTTCAAGATCGGCTATGGCCGGGTCAAGGGCCTGCCGATGACGGTCGCGGCGCAGGATTTCCACTTCATGGGCGGCTCGCTCGGCATGGCGGCCGGCGAAGCCTTCATCAAGGGCGCCGAGACCGCGATCGAGAAGAAGACGCCCTATGTCGTGTTCGCGGCCTCGGGCGGCGCGCGCATGCAGGAGGGCATCCTCTCGCTGATGCAGCTGCCGCGCACCACGGTCGCGGTGCGGCGCCTGCGCGCGGCCGGCCTGCCCTATTTCGTGGTGCTGACCAACCCGACCACCGGCGGCGTCACCGCCTCCTACGCCATGCTCGGCGACATCCACATCGCGGAGCCCGGTGCGCTGATCGGCTTCGCCGGCCCGCGCGTGATCGAGCAGACGATCCGCGAGAAGCTGCCGGAAGGCTTCCAGCGCTCGGAATATCTGAAGGATCACGGCATGGTCGACATGGTCGTGCATCGCCGCGATCTCCCGGAGACGCTGGCACGGCTCGGCCGCCTGCTGACCAAGCAACCCGCCATCAAGGGCGAGGCGGCCGCTCCCGCGCCCGTGCGCCCGGTGCCCGAGGCGGTCTAA